Proteins from a genomic interval of Ralstonia wenshanensis:
- a CDS encoding barstar family protein yields the protein MTTNMFGLDDSLTARDERVAREAWHKAQNLYDGVVGMQALGARVGGAAKLPQTAPQNTMTQDNTQTDDDGAREDAMNLFKTVRPNIVQSIRAFRVADLAESAASLGQHFLYANCAAATTKSEVLDVIAREFLFPKHFGKNFDALADCLTDMIYKAGPQPGFVIVLEGLPCQPKFDKEAREVLLDVFRDAAEFWGERKVQFRVFYSFA from the coding sequence ATGACGACCAACATGTTTGGGCTGGACGACTCGCTCACCGCACGCGATGAGCGCGTGGCCCGCGAGGCGTGGCACAAGGCGCAAAATCTGTACGACGGTGTGGTCGGGATGCAAGCCCTGGGCGCACGCGTCGGGGGAGCGGCCAAGTTGCCTCAAACCGCACCGCAGAACACCATGACGCAGGACAATACTCAGACGGACGACGACGGAGCTCGCGAAGACGCCATGAACCTGTTCAAGACGGTGCGTCCGAATATCGTGCAGTCGATCCGCGCGTTTCGCGTGGCGGATCTGGCCGAGTCGGCGGCCAGTCTGGGCCAGCATTTCCTGTACGCCAACTGCGCGGCCGCGACCACCAAGAGCGAAGTGCTCGACGTGATTGCGCGGGAGTTCCTGTTCCCGAAGCATTTCGGCAAGAACTTCGATGCCCTGGCTGACTGCCTGACCGACATGATCTACAAGGCCGGCCCGCAGCCGGGTTTTGTCATCGTGCTGGAGGGGCTGCCGTGCCAACCCAAGTTCGACAAGGAAGCGCGCGAAGTGCTGCTGGACGTGTTCCGCGACGCGGCCGAATTCTGGGGCGAGCGCAAGGTCCAGTTCCGCGTGTTCTATTCGTTTGCGTGA
- a CDS encoding ribonuclease, whose translation MTKRLGAWIGRSVSQAMARGALAVTLALSVTGLPANAVARDTTGMAAAVGTIRPADLPNEAQRTLALIEQGGPFPYAKDGTTFGNYERRLPAQRRGYYHEYTVKTRGARNRGARRIICGGDQQAANDCYYTEDHYNSFQRIQR comes from the coding sequence ATGACAAAGCGACTTGGAGCGTGGATCGGCCGCTCCGTATCTCAGGCGATGGCGCGTGGCGCGCTGGCGGTAACGCTTGCGTTGTCGGTAACCGGCTTGCCGGCCAATGCGGTTGCCCGGGACACCACCGGCATGGCTGCCGCCGTGGGAACCATTCGCCCGGCAGACCTGCCCAACGAGGCGCAGCGCACGCTGGCACTGATTGAGCAGGGCGGCCCGTTTCCCTATGCAAAGGATGGCACCACGTTCGGCAACTATGAGCGACGTTTGCCTGCGCAACGGCGTGGCTATTACCACGAGTACACCGTGAAGACGCGGGGGGCTCGTAACCGCGGCGCCCGACGCATCATCTGTGGCGGCGATCAGCAAGCGGCGAACGACTGCTACTACACGGAAGATCACTACAACAGTTTTCAACGGATACAGCGATGA
- the araG gene encoding L-arabinose ABC transporter ATP-binding protein AraG — protein sequence MTVQSLDESGPPDASAGAYLKLDGITVRFPGVLALDHVSLDIRRGEVHGLMGENGAGKSTLLKVLSGVNQPEDGTLSLDGVPQQFTNTRAAIAAGIAIIYQELHLVPELTVAENLMLGALPNRFGVLDEKTLIARALRELERLGEKLDPAQPVKHLSIGQRQMIEIGKALMRDARVIAFDEPTSSLSSRETTQLFRIIRALKAEGRAVIYVTHRMEEVYELCDRVTVFRDGRHIDTFNAGANLDRERLIRCMVGRSIQDVYGYKPRPLGEVKVDVRGLMGPGLTEPASFRAHAGEIVGFFGLVGAGRSELMKLLYGAVKPTAGEVHLKGKRVQFNTPRDAVRAGVALCPEDRKQEGIVSIASVSDNLNISCRRHFSRFSVLNNRQEARTTKSFIDKLAIKTRNGETPIGKLSGGNQQKVILSRWLAEDIDVFLMDEPTRGIDVGARSEIYSLLYGLAESGRTVIVVSSDLAEVIGVADRVLVMKQGRIVGDLPREHASPDTLIKLALPR from the coding sequence ATGACAGTCCAATCACTTGATGAGAGCGGCCCGCCTGACGCTTCCGCTGGCGCGTACCTGAAGCTTGACGGCATCACCGTGCGCTTTCCTGGCGTGCTCGCGCTCGACCACGTCTCGCTCGACATCCGCCGCGGCGAGGTGCACGGCCTGATGGGCGAGAACGGCGCGGGCAAATCGACGCTGCTCAAGGTGCTGTCGGGCGTCAACCAGCCGGAGGACGGCACGCTGTCGCTCGACGGCGTGCCGCAGCAGTTCACGAACACGCGCGCAGCCATTGCGGCGGGCATCGCCATCATCTATCAGGAACTGCACCTCGTGCCCGAACTGACGGTGGCAGAAAACCTGATGCTCGGCGCGTTGCCCAACCGCTTTGGGGTGCTCGACGAGAAGACGCTGATCGCCCGTGCGCTGCGCGAACTCGAGCGGCTGGGCGAGAAGCTCGATCCGGCCCAACCCGTCAAGCATCTGTCGATCGGTCAGCGCCAGATGATCGAGATCGGCAAGGCGCTGATGCGCGACGCCCGCGTGATCGCGTTCGACGAGCCCACGAGTTCGCTCTCCTCCCGCGAAACCACGCAGTTGTTCCGCATCATCCGCGCGCTCAAGGCCGAGGGCCGTGCGGTCATCTACGTCACGCACCGCATGGAGGAGGTCTACGAACTGTGCGATCGCGTGACCGTGTTCCGTGACGGCCGGCATATCGACACGTTCAACGCCGGCGCGAACCTCGACCGCGAACGGCTGATCCGTTGCATGGTCGGCCGCTCGATCCAGGACGTGTACGGCTACAAGCCCCGCCCGCTCGGCGAGGTGAAGGTCGACGTGCGCGGCCTGATGGGGCCCGGCTTGACCGAACCGGCATCGTTCCGCGCGCACGCAGGCGAAATCGTCGGCTTCTTCGGGCTGGTGGGCGCTGGGCGCTCCGAGCTGATGAAGCTGCTCTACGGCGCGGTCAAACCCACGGCGGGCGAAGTCCACCTCAAGGGCAAGCGCGTTCAGTTCAACACGCCGCGCGATGCGGTGCGCGCAGGTGTCGCGCTCTGTCCGGAAGACCGCAAGCAGGAAGGCATCGTCTCAATTGCCTCGGTGTCCGATAACCTGAACATCAGTTGCCGGCGCCACTTCAGCCGCTTCAGCGTACTGAACAACCGGCAGGAAGCGCGCACCACCAAGTCGTTCATCGACAAGCTCGCCATCAAGACGCGCAACGGCGAAACGCCCATCGGCAAGCTGTCGGGCGGCAATCAGCAGAAGGTGATCCTCTCGCGCTGGCTGGCGGAAGACATCGACGTCTTCCTGATGGACGAGCCCACACGCGGCATCGACGTCGGCGCCCGCAGCGAAATCTACAGCCTGCTCTACGGCCTTGCCGAGTCGGGCCGCACTGTCATCGTCGTGTCGAGCGACCTTGCCGAAGTCATCGGCGTGGCCGACCGCGTGCTCGTGATGAAGCAAGGCCGCATCGTCGGCGATCTGCCCAGAGAGCACGCCTCGCCCGACACCCTCATCAAACTCGCGCTGCCACGTTAG
- the araH gene encoding L-arabinose ABC transporter permease AraH: protein MQTPSTESVPGGPPLAAPGIPSRAALTWELVNRSGIVVVFVLLFTALAFTVPGFISSRNIQGLLLSVTLIGSISVTMMFVLALGEVDLSVASIVAFAGVVASTLITATHSVVLGVGAGVLAGGLVGLVNGVLVARYQINSLIVTLAMMEVVRGLAFITSNGDAVMISEESFFDLGGGSFLGISYPIWSNIVGFALFGFLLKKTVFGKNVLAVGGNEEAALLAGLPVTRIKIAVFVLQGLVTGFAGVMLASRMSLGDPKTSVGLELGVISACVLGGVSLTGGVATVSGVLVGVLIMGSVQNAMSLMNVPTFYQYLIRGGILLLAVWFDRIRRNKRAG, encoded by the coding sequence ATGCAAACGCCATCCACCGAATCCGTGCCGGGCGGCCCGCCATTGGCCGCCCCTGGCATCCCCAGCCGCGCAGCCCTCACGTGGGAGCTGGTCAACCGATCGGGCATCGTCGTGGTGTTCGTCTTGCTGTTCACCGCGCTGGCGTTCACGGTGCCCGGCTTCATCAGCAGTCGCAACATCCAGGGCCTGCTGCTCTCCGTCACCCTGATCGGCTCCATCTCGGTCACGATGATGTTCGTGCTCGCCCTCGGCGAGGTGGACTTGTCCGTTGCCTCCATCGTCGCGTTTGCGGGCGTGGTGGCGTCAACGCTCATCACAGCAACACACAGTGTGGTGCTGGGCGTCGGGGCTGGCGTGCTTGCGGGCGGCCTGGTCGGGCTCGTCAACGGCGTGCTGGTGGCGCGCTACCAGATCAACTCGCTGATCGTCACGCTGGCCATGATGGAAGTCGTGCGCGGCCTCGCCTTCATCACCTCCAACGGCGACGCGGTGATGATCTCCGAAGAGAGCTTCTTCGACCTCGGCGGCGGATCTTTCCTCGGCATCTCGTACCCGATCTGGAGCAATATCGTCGGCTTCGCGCTGTTCGGTTTCCTGCTCAAGAAGACCGTATTCGGCAAGAACGTGCTCGCCGTCGGCGGCAATGAAGAAGCGGCACTGCTTGCCGGCCTGCCGGTGACGCGCATCAAAATCGCCGTGTTCGTCCTGCAGGGCCTGGTGACCGGCTTTGCCGGCGTGATGCTGGCCTCCCGCATGAGCCTGGGCGATCCGAAAACGTCGGTCGGGCTTGAGCTGGGCGTAATCTCGGCCTGCGTGCTGGGCGGAGTTTCGCTCACGGGCGGCGTGGCAACCGTGTCCGGTGTGCTGGTCGGCGTTCTGATCATGGGGTCGGTGCAGAACGCGATGAGCCTGATGAACGTGCCGACGTTCTATCAGTACCTGATCCGCGGCGGCATTCTGCTGCTGGCGGTGTGGTTTGACCGCATCCGCCGCAACAAGCGGGCAGGCTGA